In one window of Thalassotalea agarivorans DNA:
- a CDS encoding sodium-dependent transporter: MSANREHFSSRIGFILAAAGSAVGIGNLVGFPVNAAKNGGGAFLLVYALFVFFICLPVMIAEMAVGRKTEKEPVGAYKDLSQGNKFWGGVGFLGVLTPFMIGVFYMVITVWIFGYIALTAMGKLDYLAAGGFGEFINSPYLFISLAVVSAIVGFILVAGVKDGIEKAAKSLMPTLFVMLIVMVVFVLFQDNAMAGVKFFLIPDFDKITPTVINGALAQAFFSLSLGMGILITYGSYINRKTDIAGSAKLVALTDTAVAFTAGLMILPAVFSFNPNVDPNNLSDSSVSLIFNFLPKIFLALEGSVGYIGASAIAIFFFLLVFFAAITSLVSIIEVPVSYLVTEKNHSRKKALGVLLITAGVLTVFAMVSFGMVSFFTEFTSYADKSKSFFDVIYDVFYDTILPLNGFLLCLFVSYRWKKHNLNAELSVGNENYPNTLMAKYVNFSLSTFIPVIVLGIFINTVATIFFGKSLI, translated from the coding sequence ATGAGCGCAAATAGAGAACATTTTAGTTCACGTATTGGTTTCATATTAGCTGCCGCTGGTTCAGCTGTTGGTATTGGTAACCTGGTTGGTTTTCCAGTAAACGCAGCCAAAAATGGTGGTGGCGCATTCTTACTTGTTTACGCATTATTCGTATTTTTTATCTGTTTACCTGTGATGATTGCCGAAATGGCAGTTGGTCGTAAAACTGAAAAGGAGCCTGTTGGTGCCTATAAAGATTTGAGCCAAGGTAACAAATTTTGGGGCGGCGTTGGCTTTCTAGGTGTGCTTACACCATTTATGATCGGCGTCTTCTACATGGTTATTACCGTATGGATTTTTGGTTACATCGCGCTAACTGCGATGGGTAAACTTGATTACTTAGCTGCCGGTGGCTTTGGTGAGTTTATTAACAGCCCTTACTTGTTTATTTCACTAGCCGTTGTCAGTGCAATCGTTGGTTTTATTTTAGTTGCAGGTGTAAAAGACGGTATAGAAAAAGCCGCCAAATCACTGATGCCAACTTTGTTCGTGATGTTAATAGTGATGGTAGTGTTTGTTTTGTTCCAAGACAATGCCATGGCCGGTGTAAAGTTTTTCCTTATCCCTGATTTTGATAAAATTACGCCAACGGTGATCAACGGAGCATTGGCCCAGGCCTTCTTCTCGCTATCTTTGGGTATGGGTATATTGATTACTTATGGCTCATACATTAACCGTAAAACAGACATTGCTGGCTCTGCTAAGTTAGTGGCATTAACCGATACTGCTGTAGCCTTTACGGCCGGTCTAATGATTCTACCTGCGGTATTTTCATTTAACCCTAATGTTGATCCTAACAACTTAAGTGATAGCTCGGTTTCATTAATCTTTAACTTTCTGCCAAAAATCTTTTTAGCGCTTGAAGGTTCTGTTGGTTATATCGGTGCTAGCGCAATCGCTATCTTCTTTTTCTTACTTGTCTTTTTTGCAGCGATTACGTCTTTAGTTTCGATTATAGAAGTACCAGTGTCATATTTAGTGACGGAAAAGAATCACAGCCGTAAAAAAGCGCTAGGCGTATTATTAATAACTGCTGGCGTATTGACCGTATTTGCTATGGTCTCTTTCGGTATGGTGTCATTCTTTACCGAGTTTACGTCGTATGCCGATAAGTCGAAGTCATTTTTTGACGTAATTTACGATGTGTTTTATGACACTATTCTGCCGCTTAATGGCTTCTTATTATGTTTGTTTGTGAGCTACCGCTGGAAAAAGCATAACCTAAATGCGGAGCTTTCTGTCGGCAATGAGAATTACCCAAATACATTGATGGCGAAGTACGTGAACTTTTCACTGAGCACGTTTATTCCTGTTATTGTTTTAGGTATTTTTATAAATACAGTGGCGACAATATTCTTTGGGAAAAGCTTAATTTAG
- a CDS encoding M28 family metallopeptidase, whose protein sequence is MKTTLLSLTGAVLLTGLVGCGQEQDAPISNASVEADRIKAHMTFLADDTLKGRDTGSEGYQIAANYVVSQFKQIGVEPKGDHGSYEQQVTFRKAFLEKDTAKVSITNSNGSIALVEGEGFIAGGSTARAETNLSGETVFVGYGIVSEQFGLNDYEGLDVEGKIVVALSGRPEDIPSEEGAVLGSSSIKYQAAADAGAIGFVTIHTPKREKVRSFKVSSRFAYGPRYTWVDKTGKTANTYGDIRGGAYLSHEAAVALFEGAQMSAEEVFALDEENKAVKGFALNASIAIESKSRHEEITSPNVVGVIEGSDPVLKDEYVVFSAHLDHIGVSTHGDHEDKINNGALDNASGVSTLLETARVFSAMDVKPKRSILFVVVTGEEKGLLGSSYFARNPTVPQVQMVGNVNLDMPLLLYPFADVVAFGATHSTLGPIVEKAAGKINIGLSPDPMPEQSLFVRSDHYSFVKEGIPSVFLMTGFKSQDPEIDGGEVFRDFLKNHYHQHSDELDLPINYDAAARFAEVNFMIGLEIANGDERPQWNQDDFFGKTFAQ, encoded by the coding sequence ATGAAAACAACTTTATTATCACTGACAGGGGCGGTGCTACTCACTGGATTAGTTGGGTGTGGCCAAGAGCAAGATGCTCCAATTTCTAACGCTTCAGTGGAAGCTGACAGAATAAAAGCTCACATGACCTTTTTAGCTGATGACACGCTTAAAGGTCGTGATACAGGAAGCGAAGGCTACCAAATTGCCGCTAATTACGTCGTTTCTCAGTTTAAACAAATTGGGGTTGAACCAAAGGGTGACCACGGCAGTTATGAACAACAAGTGACTTTCCGAAAAGCATTCTTAGAAAAAGATACCGCAAAAGTTTCTATTACCAATAGCAATGGTTCGATAGCGTTAGTTGAAGGTGAAGGCTTTATTGCTGGCGGCTCAACGGCGCGTGCAGAGACTAATCTTTCGGGTGAAACAGTATTTGTTGGTTACGGTATCGTTTCTGAACAATTTGGCTTGAATGACTACGAGGGTTTAGATGTCGAAGGTAAGATAGTGGTTGCACTATCAGGTCGTCCAGAAGACATTCCATCGGAAGAAGGTGCTGTACTAGGTTCTAGCTCAATTAAATATCAAGCAGCCGCGGACGCTGGTGCTATTGGCTTTGTGACCATCCACACGCCAAAAAGAGAAAAGGTACGCTCGTTTAAAGTAAGCTCTCGTTTTGCCTATGGACCACGCTACACTTGGGTTGATAAGACCGGTAAGACCGCAAACACCTATGGTGATATTCGTGGCGGTGCATATCTTTCGCACGAAGCCGCTGTTGCACTATTTGAAGGTGCGCAAATGAGTGCGGAAGAAGTATTTGCCTTAGACGAGGAAAACAAAGCCGTTAAAGGTTTTGCATTAAATGCATCTATCGCTATTGAAAGTAAGTCACGTCATGAAGAAATCACTAGCCCTAATGTCGTAGGTGTTATTGAAGGCAGTGACCCTGTGCTTAAAGATGAGTATGTTGTATTCAGTGCACATTTAGATCATATCGGTGTATCAACGCACGGCGATCATGAAGATAAGATTAATAATGGCGCGTTGGACAATGCATCAGGTGTATCAACTTTGTTGGAAACCGCGCGTGTGTTCTCTGCAATGGACGTCAAACCTAAACGTTCTATTCTATTCGTAGTGGTAACAGGGGAAGAAAAAGGCTTACTTGGTTCAAGCTATTTCGCTAGAAACCCAACGGTTCCGCAAGTGCAAATGGTCGGTAACGTTAATTTAGATATGCCATTGTTGCTATACCCGTTTGCTGATGTTGTGGCTTTTGGTGCAACTCATTCAACATTAGGGCCTATTGTTGAAAAAGCGGCAGGAAAAATAAACATTGGCTTAAGTCCAGATCCTATGCCAGAGCAATCGCTTTTTGTACGCAGTGACCATTACTCTTTTGTAAAAGAAGGTATTCCTTCAGTATTTCTAATGACAGGGTTTAAATCTCAAGATCCAGAAATCGACGGTGGTGAAGTATTTAGAGATTTTCTAAAGAATCATTACCATCAACATAGCGATGAGTTAGATTTACCAATTAACTACGATGCGGCTGCGCGTTTTGCGGAAGTTAACTTCATGATTGGTCTAGAAATCGCAAATGGTGACGAGCGTCCACAATGGAATCAAGATGATTTCTTTGGTAAAACGTTCGCACAATAA
- a CDS encoding winged helix-turn-helix transcriptional regulator produces MEKIRSLDRIDLTILDTLQKNGRISNVDLAKTVNLSPSPCLDRVKRLEQEGYIERYGAFLNAAKLKYGMSAFIQVTLDRTTGDVFNKFRDEVVKIKEVAECHMVAGGFDYLLKLRFENMDAYREVLGVIVELPAVSQTHTYVVMEQVKKDGGVPLVSA; encoded by the coding sequence ATGGAAAAAATACGAAGTTTAGATCGTATCGATTTAACAATTTTAGACACTCTTCAGAAAAATGGCCGAATTTCTAACGTAGATTTAGCGAAAACGGTCAATTTGAGTCCAAGTCCCTGTTTAGATAGGGTCAAACGTTTGGAGCAGGAAGGATATATTGAACGATACGGCGCCTTTTTAAATGCGGCAAAACTTAAATATGGTATGTCGGCTTTTATTCAAGTTACCCTTGACCGTACAACAGGAGACGTTTTTAACAAATTCAGAGATGAAGTCGTCAAGATTAAAGAGGTCGCCGAGTGCCATATGGTTGCCGGCGGCTTTGACTATTTGTTGAAACTACGTTTTGAAAACATGGATGCTTATCGCGAAGTATTGGGCGTGATTGTCGAACTACCTGCAGTGTCACAAACTCACACCTATGTTGTTATGGAACAAGTCAAAAAAGATGGTGGTGTGCCGTTAGTGTCAGCATAA
- the putA gene encoding bifunctional proline dehydrogenase/L-glutamate gamma-semialdehyde dehydrogenase PutA, producing the protein MLFDGSLTATTPIRQTIRDHYRCDENTILDHLLPIAEIDVDAKSRAWEFARKLVVNIRKDQVGKGGVDALLNEFSLSTEEGVVLMCLAEALLRVPDKDTADSLIRDKLAHGDWSSHIGNSESLFVNASSWGLLLTGKLVNYSDKNKKEQFGLLKQTVGRLGEPVIRKAVRYAMKIMGTQFVMGHNIKSAIKRARDTEAKGYTYSYDMLGEGARTMADADRYFDAYMSAINAIGKAANNKGPQKSPGISIKLSAIHPRYEFSHRDRVMSELIPRLKELAIAAKGYDIGFTVDAEEADRLDISLDIIEAVFADEDLAGWDGFGIAVQAYQKRGIFVIEWVRELTQKVGRQMMVRLVKGAYWDSEIKETQVEGFNDFPVFSRKPSTDVSYQACAKKLLEYRDTIYPQFATHNAYTVATIIEMAGDAQGFEFQRLHGMGETLYDQVVTGKNIPCRVYAPVGEHSDLLAYLVRRLLENGANSSFVNNIVDDNIPVESLLSDPVEVVKAWHNKYNPEIPQSLELYGDERANSKGIDLTHVDDLNVMRKNLDDWFAQASQIEVPEDAHAVVNPANHSQTIGFINHVPAEEMTAIVDKAQDAFASWSALDVSERAAILNKTADVLEAHRDELIALCVKEAGKTIPDGVAEVREAVDFCRYYAARAQSLMADQSLVSRGVVLCISPWNFPLAIFLGQVAAAIVTGNTVVAKPAEQTSLIALRTIELMHQIGLPEGVVVPVIARGSVVGQNIVPDERVQAVMFTGSTETGTWISKKLAERDGDPVPLIAETGGQNCMVVDSTALPEQVVDDVIASGFQSAGQRCSALRVLFLQEDVADKIIDMIKGAMKELHVGDPSLLSTDVGPVIDTKAYNSLNEHVAYLADKATLHYACEGPDMGDTGNFFFVPRLYEIENLSVLTKEVFGPCVHVIRYKASELENVIDQINGTGFGLTMGIHTRIEEKSQYLAARSRAGNVYVNRNMIGAVVGVQPFGGRGLSGTGPKAGGPAYLTRLVKDTMSLPSVSLSEAQATDLAEKVARSTPDSVIVDSAMHSAKEDELTWGFTPVNTKLSIVRQLLAKLASGGIKLSNSDELKPFLTAAREHVLYMEKQLSHATVLPGPTGESNTLYLESRGTLAAIRCSETGFGYWMMSVISALAAGNVVVALVDDDFLEETNDIAAALHEAGLPKGSIQVLNIGHLYTVLEHPTLSGAIVDNISPYKGLVGETVAARSGAILPLITAYTNKGLFERMVTEKTVTIDTTAAGGNASLMTMESNVA; encoded by the coding sequence ATGTTATTTGACGGTTCTCTCACGGCAACTACACCTATCAGACAAACGATTCGCGACCATTATCGTTGCGACGAAAACACCATACTGGATCATCTTTTACCGATTGCAGAAATCGATGTTGATGCAAAATCCCGCGCATGGGAGTTTGCGCGTAAATTGGTGGTAAACATTCGAAAAGATCAAGTAGGCAAAGGTGGCGTTGATGCCCTACTCAATGAATTCTCGTTGTCTACCGAAGAAGGTGTAGTGCTGATGTGTTTAGCCGAAGCCTTGTTGCGTGTACCAGATAAAGATACTGCTGACAGCCTTATTCGCGATAAATTGGCCCATGGTGATTGGTCTTCACACATTGGTAACAGTGAATCACTATTTGTAAACGCCTCTTCATGGGGCTTGTTGCTCACTGGCAAGCTAGTCAATTATTCAGACAAGAATAAAAAAGAGCAATTTGGTTTGTTAAAACAAACTGTAGGCCGCCTTGGTGAGCCTGTTATTCGCAAAGCCGTGCGTTATGCCATGAAGATTATGGGTACACAATTTGTTATGGGCCACAATATCAAGAGCGCTATTAAACGTGCCCGTGATACTGAAGCTAAAGGCTATACATATTCGTATGATATGCTCGGCGAAGGCGCTCGCACCATGGCTGATGCGGACCGTTATTTCGACGCCTACATGTCAGCAATTAACGCCATTGGTAAAGCAGCAAACAACAAGGGGCCACAAAAAAGCCCAGGCATTTCTATAAAGCTTTCAGCTATTCACCCACGCTATGAGTTTTCTCATCGCGATCGTGTCATGAGTGAATTAATCCCAAGATTAAAGGAACTTGCCATAGCAGCAAAAGGCTATGACATCGGCTTTACTGTTGACGCTGAAGAAGCTGACCGTTTGGATATTTCATTAGATATTATTGAAGCTGTATTTGCTGACGAAGATCTCGCAGGCTGGGATGGCTTTGGTATTGCCGTGCAAGCCTATCAAAAACGCGGCATATTTGTGATTGAATGGGTACGCGAACTGACTCAAAAAGTGGGCCGTCAAATGATGGTAAGGTTGGTAAAAGGCGCTTATTGGGACAGTGAAATTAAAGAAACACAAGTCGAAGGATTTAACGACTTCCCTGTGTTTTCTCGCAAACCATCAACCGATGTTTCCTACCAAGCATGTGCAAAAAAACTGCTTGAGTACCGCGACACTATCTATCCTCAATTTGCCACACATAATGCCTATACCGTAGCTACTATCATAGAAATGGCCGGCGATGCGCAAGGCTTTGAATTCCAGCGCTTACATGGCATGGGTGAAACGCTTTACGATCAAGTCGTCACCGGTAAAAATATTCCATGCCGCGTATATGCACCTGTAGGCGAACACTCTGATCTATTAGCTTACTTAGTTCGCCGCTTACTAGAAAATGGTGCAAACTCTTCATTTGTGAACAACATTGTTGATGACAATATTCCTGTTGAGTCACTATTGTCAGATCCAGTTGAGGTAGTCAAAGCTTGGCATAACAAATACAACCCAGAAATTCCTCAATCTCTTGAGTTGTATGGCGATGAGCGAGCAAACTCAAAGGGTATTGATTTAACCCATGTAGACGACCTAAATGTGATGCGCAAAAACCTAGATGATTGGTTTGCACAAGCATCACAAATCGAGGTTCCAGAAGATGCTCATGCCGTCGTTAATCCTGCCAACCATAGCCAAACCATTGGTTTTATCAACCACGTACCGGCTGAAGAAATGACCGCTATCGTTGATAAAGCACAAGATGCATTTGCTAGTTGGAGTGCATTAGACGTTAGCGAGCGTGCAGCAATTTTAAACAAAACCGCAGATGTACTTGAAGCACATCGTGACGAGCTTATTGCGCTTTGTGTTAAAGAAGCAGGTAAAACCATTCCAGATGGTGTTGCTGAGGTTCGCGAGGCCGTAGATTTTTGTCGTTATTACGCGGCTAGAGCGCAATCGTTAATGGCAGATCAGTCGCTAGTATCACGAGGCGTAGTGTTATGTATTAGTCCATGGAACTTCCCACTAGCGATCTTTTTAGGGCAAGTTGCTGCAGCGATTGTTACCGGCAACACAGTAGTTGCGAAACCTGCAGAGCAAACAAGTTTAATTGCACTACGTACAATCGAATTAATGCACCAAATTGGTCTACCTGAAGGCGTTGTTGTACCAGTAATTGCTCGCGGCAGTGTGGTTGGCCAAAACATCGTTCCAGATGAGCGCGTGCAAGCAGTTATGTTTACAGGCTCAACGGAAACCGGCACCTGGATATCGAAGAAACTTGCCGAGCGTGATGGTGACCCAGTGCCGCTAATCGCGGAAACAGGTGGTCAAAATTGTATGGTTGTTGACTCTACTGCACTTCCTGAGCAGGTTGTTGACGATGTCATTGCGTCAGGCTTCCAAAGCGCGGGACAACGTTGTTCAGCGTTGCGTGTATTGTTTTTGCAGGAAGATGTCGCCGATAAAATCATTGATATGATCAAAGGGGCAATGAAAGAATTGCATGTTGGTGACCCATCGCTATTATCAACAGATGTTGGCCCAGTTATTGATACAAAAGCTTATAACAGTTTGAACGAACACGTTGCTTACTTAGCAGATAAAGCAACGCTTCACTACGCTTGTGAAGGACCTGATATGGGCGATACAGGTAATTTCTTCTTTGTTCCTCGTCTCTATGAAATTGAAAACCTGTCTGTATTAACCAAAGAAGTGTTTGGCCCTTGCGTACATGTTATCCGATACAAAGCGTCAGAGCTAGAAAATGTAATCGACCAAATTAATGGTACCGGCTTTGGTTTAACTATGGGTATTCATACGCGAATTGAAGAGAAGAGTCAGTATTTAGCGGCTCGCTCACGCGCCGGTAACGTGTATGTTAATCGCAATATGATTGGCGCGGTTGTTGGTGTTCAACCATTTGGTGGCCGTGGTCTATCAGGCACCGGGCCTAAAGCAGGTGGACCGGCTTACCTCACTCGTTTGGTAAAAGATACCATGTCATTACCAAGTGTGTCGCTAAGCGAAGCGCAAGCGACAGATCTTGCAGAAAAGGTTGCACGCAGCACACCTGATAGCGTTATTGTTGATAGTGCAATGCATTCAGCGAAAGAAGACGAACTAACTTGGGGCTTTACTCCAGTAAACACTAAATTATCTATTGTTAGACAACTGTTAGCTAAATTAGCTTCTGGTGGCATTAAACTGAGCAACAGTGATGAGCTTAAGCCATTTTTAACAGCTGCTAGAGAACACGTGTTATATATGGAAAAACAATTATCTCACGCTACGGTATTACCGGGGCCAACAGGTGAATCAAACACGCTATACCTTGAGTCTCGAGGCACATTAGCAGCAATTAGATGTAGTGAAACAGGCTTTGGTTATTGGATGATGTCGGTTATCTCGGCCCTTGCAGCAGGTAATGTCGTTGTAGCATTAGTCGATGATGACTTCTTAGAAGAAACAAACGATATTGCTGCAGCATTACATGAAGCAGGCTTACCAAAAGGCAGTATTCAAGTCCTTAATATTGGCCACCTTTATACGGTTCTGGAGCATCCAACGTTGTCGGGTGCAATTGTCGATAACATCAGCCCATATAAGGGGCTAGTTGGAGAGACAGTAGCGGCTCGCAGCGGTGCAATATTGCCTTTAATTACCGCGTACACAAATAAGGGATTGTTTGAACGTATGGTCACTGAAAAAACAGTCACCATCGACACAACGGCAGCAGGTGGTAATGCGTCGCTGATGACGATGGAATCAAACGTCGCATAA
- a CDS encoding C40 family peptidase, with translation MRYLFATLILLLSACSTVREQDRTDIAIETNSTVSDDKTAQINKFYSDWQGTPYKLGGMSKRGVDCSAFTHIAYKQLFATYLPRTTELQAQQGHIVKQSELQQGDLVFFKIDKNTNHVGVYLTQGKFMHASSSKGVMISSLSNSYWRGKYWRSVSILKR, from the coding sequence ATGCGTTACCTTTTCGCCACTTTAATACTTTTACTCTCTGCGTGTTCCACGGTGCGGGAGCAAGATCGTACTGACATTGCCATTGAAACTAACTCGACGGTTAGTGACGACAAAACTGCGCAGATAAATAAATTTTATAGCGACTGGCAAGGAACACCCTACAAATTAGGGGGTATGTCAAAACGAGGCGTCGACTGCTCAGCTTTCACTCATATCGCGTACAAGCAATTGTTTGCGACCTACCTACCTCGGACGACCGAACTGCAAGCGCAACAAGGCCACATCGTTAAACAATCTGAATTGCAACAGGGCGACCTTGTATTTTTCAAAATAGATAAAAATACAAATCATGTTGGCGTCTACTTAACACAAGGGAAATTCATGCATGCCTCTAGTAGCAAGGGTGTCATGATTTCATCTCTATCAAACAGCTACTGGCGCGGTAAATATTGGCGCTCAGTTAGTATCCTTAAGCGCTAA
- a CDS encoding helix-turn-helix domain-containing protein — MSAVIFNLHDVVLLITIYQCILFACFILPFKKGKKLSNKLLACFLLCWAAIPLDILINFGEAFRQFALDFSPNVFFIFGCAYWLESVFLLLFVRSLIYKDYRLKRSDLLFFLPFLLYLVYEMDNWFLLSYQEKMNFLTGYHLEDEPTYKFAVNIFRELFRAFCGALCIIELLKYQNRIKDEYASIETIDLKWLKLLIVGFLLVYVQAVFVVVAILFSVELHVLIDFEAMGLTANYFTMFLISLLIFFSTSYSPIFQGVTKSSSKEQEKLPFDPQDIQKLETYMAEQKPFLHHLLTLESLAKQVNISPRLLSQIINRHFEQNFFEFINGYRIEESQQLLQNTDNHKLTMLDIMDMSGFNSKATFNTFFKKIVGATPTQYRKRFIKYE, encoded by the coding sequence ATGAGTGCTGTAATTTTTAATTTGCATGATGTGGTATTGCTGATCACCATCTACCAATGCATTTTGTTTGCCTGCTTTATTCTCCCGTTTAAGAAAGGAAAGAAGTTAAGTAACAAGTTACTCGCTTGCTTTTTGTTATGTTGGGCCGCAATTCCACTTGATATTCTGATCAATTTTGGCGAAGCATTTAGACAGTTTGCGCTCGACTTTTCCCCAAATGTATTCTTTATTTTTGGCTGTGCTTATTGGCTTGAATCCGTTTTCCTGTTGCTGTTTGTCAGGTCTCTAATTTATAAGGACTATCGTCTTAAAAGATCAGACTTATTATTTTTCTTACCCTTCTTGCTCTATCTTGTGTATGAAATGGATAATTGGTTTTTACTCAGCTACCAAGAAAAAATGAATTTTTTAACGGGTTATCACTTAGAAGATGAGCCTACCTACAAATTTGCAGTAAACATTTTTAGAGAATTGTTTAGGGCATTCTGTGGCGCACTTTGTATTATCGAATTACTGAAATACCAAAACCGTATCAAAGATGAATACGCCAGCATAGAAACCATTGATTTGAAATGGTTGAAATTGCTTATCGTTGGTTTTTTACTTGTTTACGTGCAAGCAGTATTTGTTGTAGTAGCCATTCTATTCTCGGTAGAATTGCACGTACTTATCGATTTTGAAGCGATGGGCCTTACCGCAAATTACTTCACAATGTTCTTAATTTCGCTCCTGATATTCTTCAGTACAAGTTACTCGCCAATATTCCAGGGGGTAACAAAAAGTTCATCTAAAGAACAAGAAAAATTACCTTTTGATCCGCAAGATATTCAGAAATTAGAAACCTATATGGCAGAGCAGAAACCGTTTCTTCACCATTTGTTAACGCTGGAAAGCTTGGCCAAACAAGTCAATATTTCTCCGCGATTATTAAGCCAGATCATTAACCGTCATTTTGAACAAAACTTCTTTGAGTTTATTAATGGTTATCGCATCGAAGAAAGTCAGCAACTCTTGCAGAATACCGACAACCATAAACTAACCATGTTAGATATTATGGATATGTCTGGCTTCAACAGCAAAGCGACATTTAACACCTTTTTTAAGAAGATTGTCGGTGCAACGCCAACTCAGTATCGGAAGCGTTTTATCAAGTATGAGTAA
- a CDS encoding glycoside hydrolase family 5 protein, whose amino-acid sequence MKKTALILSCIIAILVPSLAKDTPTGIVSNHGALSVKQNTIVNSHGQVASLAGPSFFWSNTGWGQEKFYHQDVVKYFATKWHAGIVRAAIGADHNGGLEEDYDENLARAKTIIDAAIKQDIYVIVDFHSHHAEDKVALAKRFFSDIATQYGSYPHVIYEIYNEPLNNTDWESTIKPYSQQLVEHIRGIDKDNIIIVGTQTWSQDVDKAALSPLEGKNLAYALHFYAGSHKASLIARAQKAIDNGLPIIISEWGAVNANGDGGVDKESVSSWMAFAKKNQLIHLSWSVSDKDEGASIFKQQTNPSTLSADSLTENGRLLKGIISTWNE is encoded by the coding sequence ATGAAGAAAACTGCGCTTATTTTATCTTGCATTATTGCAATACTAGTTCCCTCATTAGCTAAGGACACGCCAACTGGCATTGTCAGTAATCATGGCGCTTTAAGCGTCAAACAAAACACCATCGTTAACAGTCATGGTCAAGTAGCTTCACTTGCTGGCCCTTCATTCTTCTGGAGCAACACCGGTTGGGGACAAGAAAAATTCTATCATCAAGACGTTGTTAAATATTTCGCGACTAAATGGCATGCTGGTATTGTTCGTGCGGCAATAGGCGCTGACCATAATGGTGGTTTAGAAGAAGACTACGACGAAAACCTTGCTCGGGCGAAAACAATAATCGACGCTGCGATAAAGCAGGATATTTACGTTATTGTAGATTTTCACTCGCACCACGCAGAAGATAAAGTTGCACTGGCAAAACGCTTTTTTAGCGACATAGCAACCCAATATGGTAGCTATCCACACGTCATCTATGAAATTTACAATGAACCGCTTAACAACACTGATTGGGAATCAACCATCAAACCCTACTCGCAACAGCTAGTGGAGCATATTAGAGGTATCGATAAAGACAATATTATTATTGTTGGGACACAAACCTGGTCTCAAGATGTCGATAAGGCAGCCCTAAGTCCGCTAGAGGGTAAGAATCTCGCCTATGCCTTGCACTTTTATGCCGGTAGCCATAAAGCATCACTGATAGCGCGCGCGCAAAAGGCCATAGATAACGGCTTACCAATCATAATCTCAGAATGGGGTGCTGTGAATGCAAATGGAGATGGCGGTGTTGACAAAGAATCGGTCAGTTCATGGATGGCGTTTGCCAAAAAGAATCAGTTAATTCATCTATCATGGTCTGTTTCAGATAAAGATGAAGGTGCCTCTATTTTCAAACAGCAAACAAATCCTTCAACGCTATCTGCTGACAGCCTCACTGAAAATGGTCGTTTATTAAAAGGCATTATTTCAACTTGGAATGAATAA
- a CDS encoding carboxylesterase family protein, which translates to MSHKKVLVYFELNLLFMKTTLLLALIMVIQGCNFADSDASLNREGYVSNVDQKPREYFVYLPKGYQQASDKTWPVLLFLHGNGERGNGLDELDFVLKHGPLYEAWIQKKDLPFIIISPQLHMYDFDKKLDYIGNRTRDEIPQRLEKGVEARPKAFATSQPIQRAQSVTSMNDVAPLLPLGWEKSERDLLSILDAVTAKYRVDTKRTYLSGLSYGGFGTWYMASKHP; encoded by the coding sequence GTGTCTCACAAAAAAGTGTTAGTCTACTTTGAATTAAACCTCTTGTTTATGAAAACTACTTTATTGTTGGCATTAATTATGGTGATACAAGGTTGCAACTTTGCTGATTCTGATGCGAGTTTAAATCGAGAAGGCTACGTTTCAAACGTAGATCAGAAGCCCCGAGAATACTTTGTATATCTACCAAAAGGATATCAACAGGCTAGCGATAAAACATGGCCTGTATTATTGTTTTTGCATGGTAATGGCGAACGCGGCAATGGCTTAGATGAATTAGATTTCGTGTTAAAGCATGGCCCTTTATATGAGGCCTGGATACAAAAGAAAGACTTACCCTTTATCATCATTTCACCGCAATTGCATATGTATGACTTTGATAAAAAGTTAGATTACATTGGCAATAGAACCAGAGACGAGATCCCACAAAGATTAGAAAAAGGGGTAGAGGCTCGCCCCAAAGCTTTTGCTACTAGTCAACCGATACAGCGTGCGCAAAGTGTTACATCAATGAATGATGTTGCACCATTGTTGCCGCTGGGTTGGGAAAAAAGCGAAAGGGACTTACTAAGCATATTGGATGCTGTAACGGCAAAGTATCGTGTTGATACAAAGCGAACTTATTTAAGTGGCTTAAGCTATGGTGGCTTTGGCACCTGGTACATGGCAAGCAAGCACCCGTAA